AAGGTATCAGCCCTGAATTAACTGCTTCAGAAAATCCCATATTTCGCAAATACCCAATTCCCAAATTTATGTATCGAATTGTCGAATGGATCAATGGAGGCGATGAAACAATAGTATACAAGGTCATCGTTGTAATTCATAACGATCCTAAATCTATAAACAAAGAAGATCGAATATGTTCAAATTCAGATCAAGTGCCAGGTTGGAACGACATAAAAAGCTCAGATACCGCTACCATAACTGGGACAAGTTACACGTGTCCTTACAGAGGAGAACGTACATTATCAAAAATGGGACTTCATCCAAATTTCAGTTGGGAATCTTTTAGTGTGGAACATTTTCCTACAATTGACGATTCGGATGGGCACTTTTCGTATTCTAAAATAGGTGACCAAGTTCGAGATGAATTCAATCGGCTTAAGAGTTTGAAGAATTAGGTTGAGGTGAATAATACAgattttatgtagaattttaatttcagtaatTAAAGATTAGTTCCGTTATAGATTTAAGCCTAGTTTTATATTACGTACctagtacatatttaaaaaaattacactattTCCAATCCGAGTTGcaatgtttttcgaattttttgcctTCCATTGAAACACACCACGACAATAGGTTAAGAAAAATGCGTACGTACTGAATTCAATATTCTGAAgtaaatttgtacaaaatgagaaaagaaaTTATTTCTTTGAGAAAAGcatgttattttatttcataatatttgatttaaaattttgaacaaatagaTCAACGACAAGCTAAACAACAACCTTAGGGAGAGGTACTGATTTCTAATCAGTTATCTTATACACCTGTCGACTTGCCGACTCAAGAGGCTTCCGTCTAATGAATAGattaggtagttaggtacctactttaaccgctgggggccgtggacgggtccaatcaaaaatctgacgtaatattcgtgttcagcgtcaccaaaaacatactattccatgtgtcgtagtacgaacaaaacacttctttgaacttttaccccctttggggaggcgctgggggccgtggatggagtcctatcaaaaatctgacgtaatattcgtgttcagcgtcatcaaaaatatagaattcgatacatcacatgcccccgattttctttcgaaattctGAGATTcatacttcgttgaaatcgtgaaaacgtgattttaacgtgtTTTCGAAGCGTTAAATCTCAggatttgacccaaaatagctcaattttgaaagtttcaggaaaaatcaaatgaaaaattatcgagctcttgctagtgtgtttcaaataaaaattcttcaacttttatggagaaatatgcataaacgacttttttaggggtgcctaaagtggggtgCTCCAAAAATATGGTCCTAAACTACGAATATGCAGGGAgcctaattaaactttttcatctaaattattgaatatatatctcaaaacgttacgtttggcgcaaatcgcaggtttctagcttttcaggggttctcaaaatatcgaaattacaaaaagttggaaaatttgatgtttgagtaccagcgcaaaattttattgagctcaaaatttggtaggatgaaggtctttaggatactaataaactgtaaaatgctttttagcggggttcaaaggggtaaggTCAAAATGgccattccaaaattttccaaaaattgaacccccccccccaatttctgccccggagggtcgaaaataggaaaatcacctcgcataacgtttatcgggttcgaacagatattttacgtttaaaaaagttttgaaaataatactaagtggttcctaaaatattttttttattcacaactttgggaacccctggaacccaaaaaatggtcattttgggttaactaacctcggatttgtatttgggacatttattacaacattttaagagacGTCGagagtcgataactgtgcgggGACCAAAAAATGGCCTCATCGAGACTCCTCCTTTGTGATTTTGTTGCagatctgatctaatctgatctggTATGGTACATATGATAGAACCACTTTCCTTGTGATTTATTCTGTTCAAATAAATGCAGATGAAATCAGATCTTTTCCTTTATGGTAAATTTCTGATCCctgatttgatcaaatctcACTGAACACATCTGATCAGCTCCAATCAAACAAGTCAGAATTAGTAGGAACACTTTCTTCAATCCATCCTGGAAGGATCTCAATGGAAAATTATCGAATCTAATCAAATCTGGACACTCCATGGAATGGATTCAATTTGGCTCAACTAGAGTctgattgatcagatcagatcacacCGGATTGATCAGTCCAGATCCGACCAAACCTGATCGATCACATCAGATCAGACCACACCTTGGTGGattacatcagatcagatcGCACTTGATTGGACATATTAAATTGCATCTGATTAATCGAATCACTCGTACATGACACCTGATCACGCCAGACTGATCAGAGCAGATCCCATGTCATTGATAAGATCACATCTGATTGATTGAATCAGACAATTCAGACGAGGTCACATTACTTCCagacataaatcaaaaattctgatcaaTCGGGTCTGTTTAAgcctgatcagattcaataaaggagatctgatcagatctgaacctTTCCCAGATGCAGATCAGATCCAATTAATTTCCCGGATGTGGTCACATCAAAAATTCTTGTTCACATTACATCAGTTCAGATCCAGTAGTGTTGgcctgatcagatctaatcagatttgGACCTTCCTAAGATCCAATTTGATTTGGCCAGATATAAGAAAttagattaaaaattcaaaatcacctCAGATTTATGCACACTGTATTGAATCTGATGAGATCTGGACATTTTTCAGATGCAGTATAATcaaatcagagttttgatcaaataaaatCTGTTCGAAGCTGATCAGTGATCACGTTCAATTTCATGGGAAAATATACGAAAAGGTAAATGGCAAAAAACGATACAAAGACAGCAAGAGTTTATACAACCTCTTGTTATTGTCATAACTAATCATCTACCATCATGTTTCGAGAGACCTTTTCCAACATGATAGGAAAAGTTCAGATCCAGTAGCGTTGGCctgaccagatctaatcagatttgGACATCCAATTTGATTCGGCCGGATACAGTAGGTAATCAgattaaaaattctaattcaCCTGAGATTTATGCACACTGTGTGGATCTGGTCAGATATGGACATTTGTCAGATGCAATGTAATCAAATCAGAGTTTAGATCATATAAAATCTGTTCGGAactgatcagattcaatttcatgggaaaaagtgaatttaaaaaaaaacgttacgAAGACAGAAAGAGTTTAGACAATCTCTTGTTATTGTCATAATCAATTATCTACCATCATGTTTTGAGAGACCTTTTCCAACATGATAgcaaaatgtgtatttttccagtttcaaattttctaccaacaaaaaaataattctgaaatctCGAAATGTGCCATTGAACAACTTCAACTCTGACAATCGTGGTCATATTTTAACTTCCATTCAGTTCAGAGGGCTATTTATAGCATAAACGAGGAAAGGTGCATTTTTGGCtcaaacagttttcaaaaaagtgtcctAATACATATCTTGAAATGCACAACTGGCCAGCTACAATTTTGTAAATCCTCCATTCTGGTCAACTTATAGCATCTTTTGCATTTTAAGAGCCTCTTTCCATACAAGTGCAAAAAATTGTATTGGgctccagtttttcaaaaaaattccaaaatctcaaGTCTTGtaattgtgatgaaaaattttgaattgtgaaATACTTCAATGTGTAATAATCTAACGTAACTTTTGccagtaaaaaaatgttctgcaTTGAGATGGTCTtcgatcttgaattttttgtgtttattgAATTATTCATCTTCATAAACCTTGAAACATTCGATCACTTCATCCCCTTCATTCTTCAGATACGATCACGAAGACAGGAATTTATTACATTTACACAACTGATTTTTTGCCATCTGCGTGAACGAatcgttttatcaattttctgacTCACATAGGCAGCTgcaaagtgatgaaaaatctgTTCCTAACAATCTGAATTCTGCCATCGATGCCTCAGTTTCAAAATACATCCTTCTGCTCGCAGTTTTAAAACATTCCACGACCAGAGAACTACCTTCCTCGTCTAATAAAATGAATTCGTCGAAGTTCATCTCCTTCTGTATCATGCTATGGTATTGCAATTACACAGCAGAAGTTCAATCAGAGAAGCAAAAAGGTAATCGATGAAATAATTTATATCCAAACTCATGTCCTCTGAATTATCCAATTTTGCACCATACGTACAATACATACGTATTTTTACagctttaattttcaatcaagaaGCCAAAAAGCTCATAGAACTGAACGTCGATGACGATTCTGAAAAATGTACCCATTGCATTACCGCCTGTCCTCTTTCTACGGAAATCATAAGGAAAGCTACTGTAAGTGGAAATGGATTACTAGTACAAAAAGTCTACGATGATGCAGAAAATCCAACCAAAGTCGAAACAGATATCTGCGACAAGCCAATGACACCGTCGATAGTCTTCGACTTGAATTCTTCAAATCTTGAGATAGGATATGAGGTTAGTGGTCATTACACATGCAAAACTTGTCCAAATTACCTCAAGAAAATTTCCATTGGATTATTTGAgtatttttctcctcttttttttttttttttgcagatgttTTATGGAAAAGGACAATCAATCAAATTGAATTGCGACCTCTATAATGATTTATTTAATGTAAAAATCCATTTCACTTAAGCTCCAGTGAAGAACCTGTACCTATATTCACGATTTAATATGTGATGATTTTATAAGCATAGATTATAAATGGTAAACCAAACCAACACGGTAGAAAATTCATTAATCACCAATCCATAACCAAAATCGACGAAGATGACAATACAACGTTTCAAATTAAGGGTAACCCAGATGAAACAACGGTAGGTATATAATTCAAGTTGATTGCTCAATGCTCACCTATTTATCTACCTAcaatattatatgtacatattatgcgATAATTTTATAAACACAGATTATAGATGGTGAACAAACCCAAGAAGATAGACAACCCATTAATGACAAATCCATAATAACCACAGCAATCGACGAAAATCCGAATACATCTCAAATTAAGGATACCCCAGATGAAACAATGGTATAAGTATAATTCAAGTCgattaaaattgtaaaactaagtattcaaaaatgttctcaaaaaaatattccattgaCAAAATATTCTCACACTGCAGGTTTTCTACTGGATATCAGTGCTCACTTTGGTGAACCCTGAAAGGAACCGCAGACAGATAACCATAGAAAAGGACGTCATTAATGATTACTTCCATAAAGAGCGAGTAATATCTCACTGTGAAAATTATTATATAAGTGTTGGCGCTCAGATAGTGCCATTAGAACGCGGCTGTCAGATTCCGTCATCGAAATGCCAAAGGGTCTTGAATTGGCTTTTTTCCAAACAACCAGCAGCTGACAAACGTTTGGAAAAAACTCAAATAGTACCAATGCACATGTTGCACACATTGCCAGGAAGACTTGCCACCTGTCTGTATGCAAACATTGCATTTATTTGGAGCAGCATTGCGAATGGTCAATTAGAAGAAGTCGATTTATTCTTGTACGCTTTATATAAAGTAAGAAATACCTCGAGAATCACATCAAAAAGTTACCCACATAGATTGTTTCATTAAAACGAATGACATTTCTCAATTTCCAGCTACATCCTTCGAACATAAATATATACTTTGGCGTAAAAGGCGATTTAAAAGATATCAGCCCCGAATTAACAGCTTCAGAAAATTCCATATTTCACGAATACTCAATTCCCGAATTTATGTATCGAATTGTCGAATGGACCAATGGAACAGTAGAATATAAGGTCATCGTTGTAATTCATAACGATCCTAAATCTATAAAAGAAGAAGATCGAATATGTTCAAATTCAGAGCAAGTGCCAGGTTGGAACGACATAAAAAGCTCAGATACTACTACCATAACTGGGACAAGCTACACGTGCCCTCACTCAAGACCAAATACATTATCAAAAATGGGACTTCACCTAGATTTCAGTTGGAAACCTTTCAGCATAGAACGTTTTCCTACTACTGGCGAATCTGATAGAAATATAGTTTTCAAAGATATAAGTGAGCAAGTTCGAGCTGAATTCCATCGGCTTAagggtttgaaaaattaggtttAGTTGTCTAGCacatattttagaattttgatctCAGTAATTAAAGATTAATTATAGATTTACGCCTATACTAGTAGTTTTATATCATACTAGGGGGCTctgccccctggccgcttcgcggcctcACCCCcgtactcgttcctcgggcttcgccctcggaactcgctcttgggggctgcgcccccaaaccccccatCGCTCTCCCTTTTCTCTCTTAGTGCTCGCTTTTTCAAGGTTGCCCCCAAGTCCCTTTCCTTACAACAAACTACGAGCAAAATGAGTAATTGAAAAGAGAAATACTCGGCTGAGAAgtataagttggattttttgtttactattattttgatgataagtaaaatgcttagcaaattggaaatattcggctgagaaattaaagttcaaagttatgattgttcaaaataatgcttttttgatttttaatttttcatgcttaaactaaaaaattttgaattacaaatgttttataacatatctacacgtcataaggaatattttgaaaaaaaaaatgagcaaaatcggttcagttttcataaatttagaggagggggcccaaaaattagtttttgggcCATTTCTCCCTCTGTATGGGaccaaattggttcaaattttggaattcggttcaaaatgcaatttggaagaaaacatatttccaaaattttttaaaattgattttagggtCTCTTTTCCTAAATTTGGGgccctgaaaatcaaaatttggacctcgctatagttttcgcatcaagtactcgtcgagagctttctattgaaaaaaaaattagcttcctagGTATAATTGGAGCCAAATGAGagcctgctgaactttttttgcttgtagctttatactatagattacgtacctaccatggaaaaaattacactatTTTCAATCCAATGTTgcacagtttttcaaattttatgccttccatcgaaattttttaaagggaCGAgcatcttaaggaacattttagagcaaagtTGCCAacaaaaagttggctttactaaCAATTTGACAGGTCGACAGAAATCACAACAGAGGACtcacacaaattttttgaactggacgaaGCTACATACGTAGATCaaaagagaaaatttaaaaaaatcaaaattcaagctaaaaatgaggggaaaaatgaaattttaccaaattgaccaagaaagctgaaaattgggatattccctattttcaacctgccaaatcgattggaagcggtttcaaacagttttgagtagttctagagcctccagcagatttttgaaacttgaaatgttcccaaaatttcatcaaatgaagttggaaatgtgaaattcacgctgcaactACAACTTAAACAAGTTTAGGTCGACTGCTGATggcttcaagtcattttgaagcctctaccaaccttttgaaaattctcggaGTCtacagtaggtatatttttgaaacttgaaattaccacaaaatttcatcaaaatggagttatataaagctgaaattcactttcgcaaaataatttaaatacgctatgaagtcgactgccggtggatttaaagtcgttttcgAGTCTCTATCAACTTTTTGGAGactactagagcctccagtggatttttgaaattttcgaaatttccaaaaaa
This region of Planococcus citri chromosome 5, ihPlaCitr1.1, whole genome shotgun sequence genomic DNA includes:
- the LOC135848036 gene encoding uncharacterized protein LOC135848036 yields the protein MSSELSNFAPYVQYIRIFTALIFNQEAKKLIELNVDDDSEKCTHCITACPLSTEIIRKATVSGNGLLVQKVYDDAENPTKVETDICDKPMTPSIVFDLNSSNLEIGYEMFYGKGQSIKLNCDLYNDLFNIINGKPNQHGRKFINHQSITKIDEDDNTTFQIKGNPDETTIIDGEQTQEDRQPINDKSIITTAIDENPNTSQIKDTPDETMVFYWISVLTLVNPERNRRQITIEKDVINDYFHKERVISHCENYYISVGAQIVPLERGCQIPSSKCQRVLNWLFSKQPAADKRLEKTQIVPMHMLHTLPGRLATCLYANIAFIWSSIANGQLEEVDLFLYALYKVRNTSRITSKSYPHRLFH